A region of Leptolyngbya sp. 'hensonii' DNA encodes the following proteins:
- a CDS encoding glycosyltransferase family 4 protein, with protein MAPRISLAIIHPNPFARNTAIALAAAGLLQEIVTTIAYNPTGRRSLKWLPQSLLRELERRTWVPPAGVSLQTYQGRELIRLLLVRTGLSSRLGLGAAGPVDWVSLGLDQEVAHHHLTDLDAIYAYEDGAATTFTAAKAQGIRCFYDLAIAFYPLSQKIQAAEAEHFPDLAVALEAAQEPPWKIARKHQEIQLADHIFVPSTFVQQSLLESGIAAERVTIVPFGAPIEYFQPQPKPDDRFRVLFVGRVGPRKGVHYLLQSWKSLHLPDAELLLVGLNEFPEPWLSPYEGLFRYVPSVPHASLNQYYSSASVLVLPSLVEGMPLVLLEAMACGIPLITTPHAGGTDLITDGREGFIIPIRDPAALEERLAWCYHHPVELAEMGQAARRRAEILTWDLYRQRMGTRIQQLLGDRP; from the coding sequence ATGGCTCCCCGTATCTCCCTGGCTATCATTCACCCTAATCCCTTTGCCCGCAATACGGCGATCGCTCTGGCAGCAGCCGGTCTGTTGCAGGAGATTGTGACGACGATCGCCTATAATCCCACTGGCCGCCGCTCCCTGAAGTGGCTGCCCCAGAGCCTGCTGCGAGAACTGGAGCGGCGCACCTGGGTGCCTCCAGCGGGGGTGTCTCTGCAGACCTACCAGGGACGGGAGCTGATCCGGCTCTTGCTGGTGCGGACTGGCCTGAGTTCCCGACTGGGTCTGGGAGCTGCTGGTCCCGTGGACTGGGTCAGTCTGGGCTTAGACCAAGAGGTGGCCCACCACCACCTGACGGATCTGGATGCCATCTATGCCTATGAAGATGGGGCTGCCACGACCTTTACAGCAGCAAAGGCCCAGGGAATTCGGTGCTTTTACGACCTGGCGATCGCCTTCTATCCCCTCAGCCAGAAAATTCAAGCTGCTGAAGCAGAGCACTTCCCAGATCTGGCAGTCGCTCTGGAAGCTGCCCAGGAGCCGCCCTGGAAAATTGCCCGCAAACACCAGGAAATTCAACTGGCGGATCACATTTTTGTCCCGTCTACTTTTGTACAGCAATCCCTACTGGAATCAGGTATTGCCGCAGAACGGGTGACGATCGTGCCCTTTGGGGCTCCGATCGAGTACTTCCAGCCCCAACCAAAACCGGACGATCGATTTCGGGTTCTGTTCGTCGGGCGGGTTGGCCCCCGCAAAGGCGTCCATTACCTGTTGCAGAGCTGGAAAAGTCTACATTTACCAGATGCCGAATTATTACTGGTGGGGCTGAATGAGTTTCCAGAACCATGGTTGAGCCCCTATGAGGGGCTGTTCCGCTATGTTCCCTCCGTTCCCCACGCTTCCCTCAACCAGTACTACAGCAGCGCTAGCGTCCTGGTATTGCCCTCGCTGGTGGAGGGTATGCCCCTGGTGCTGCTGGAGGCCATGGCCTGTGGCATTCCCCTCATCACCACTCCCCATGCCGGAGGAACCGACCTGATCACCGATGGGCGGGAAGGATTTATCATCCCGATTCGCGACCCCGCAGCCCTGGAGGAGCGTCTGGCCTGGTGTTATCACCACCCGGTGGAACTGGCTGAGATGGGCCAGGCCGCCCGCCGACGGGCAGAAATCCTCACCTGGGATCTTTATCGGCAGCGGATGGGCACCCGAATTCAACAATTACTGGGCGATCGACCATGA
- a CDS encoding glycosyltransferase: MKILHVTLSVSPRRGGPSEVVLNLVRSLRAQGVDAEIATTNDNGPDGSAPLEVPLEEPVEYEGVPVRFFPQFLPALGGMALGKDRGFVFSGRLTHWLWKHIRDYDVLDTHYLFSYPSTCAGAIARLQQVPYTVRAMGQLSPWALAQSRLKKQVYATLLERSNLNGAAGVHCTSAGEAQDVQSFGVQAPLITLPLGVDRIPSWPEAGSKVRYRYGIAPDTPIVLYLSRLHYKKRPDLLIQVLGQLAAQHHSFHLILAGSGEPEYTAYLEQLMTSLGLTDRATLTGFVAGLDKQLLLQ, translated from the coding sequence ATGAAAATCTTGCATGTCACACTCTCTGTATCCCCCCGGCGGGGTGGCCCCAGCGAAGTCGTTCTGAACCTGGTGCGTTCCCTGCGAGCCCAGGGGGTGGACGCCGAAATTGCCACCACCAATGACAATGGCCCAGATGGCTCGGCTCCCCTAGAGGTCCCCCTCGAAGAGCCAGTGGAATACGAAGGGGTGCCAGTCCGGTTTTTCCCTCAGTTTCTTCCTGCGCTCGGAGGGATGGCGCTGGGTAAGGACCGGGGGTTTGTCTTCTCCGGCAGACTCACCCACTGGCTCTGGAAGCACATCCGGGACTACGATGTGCTGGATACCCACTACCTGTTTTCCTACCCCTCGACCTGTGCTGGGGCGATCGCCCGTCTACAACAGGTTCCCTACACAGTGCGAGCCATGGGCCAGCTCAGTCCCTGGGCTCTAGCCCAGAGTCGTCTCAAGAAGCAGGTCTATGCCACCCTCCTGGAACGATCCAACCTGAATGGAGCAGCAGGAGTCCACTGCACCTCCGCTGGAGAAGCCCAGGATGTCCAGTCTTTTGGGGTTCAGGCTCCCCTGATCACCCTGCCCCTGGGGGTCGATCGGATTCCATCCTGGCCCGAGGCAGGGTCAAAGGTGCGATATCGCTATGGGATTGCCCCAGACACCCCGATCGTCCTCTACCTCTCCCGTCTCCATTACAAGAAACGGCCTGACCTGTTGATCCAGGTTCTCGGTCAACTAGCTGCCCAGCATCACTCCTTTCACCTCATCCTGGCGGGCTCAGGTGAGCCTGAATACACCGCCTACCTGGAACAACTGATGACCAGCCTCGGCCTCACCGATCGCGCCACCCTGACTGGTTTCGTCGCTGGCCTCGACAAACAACTTCTCCTGCAGG
- a CDS encoding class I SAM-dependent methyltransferase — translation MGYSERLLEKGNSLTRTAHRSRYKTVLDLIQGHPTAIPYTLALDYGCGDAWLLRIALEQNLIRTGIGVDVDPQMVATCNAQFANQTDLQVCHPDDLPSRIAPHSCDLLLCTETLEHVHSVPAILADLLHYAQPQARLVISVPIEIGPSLLVKQMGRFLANWKGDYGYESYTPDELFAAGMLWDTDRFPSSHSSDATYKGHKGFDYRKVERLLRQTLQVEQQIFTPFPIAGNLFNSTVVWLCRPPAAMAMSI, via the coding sequence ATGGGCTACTCTGAACGACTTCTGGAAAAAGGGAATTCCCTCACCCGAACGGCCCACCGTTCCCGATATAAAACAGTCCTGGACCTGATTCAGGGTCATCCAACTGCGATTCCCTATACCCTGGCCCTGGATTATGGCTGTGGCGATGCCTGGCTCTTACGGATTGCCCTGGAACAGAACCTGATTCGAACTGGGATTGGGGTCGATGTGGACCCCCAGATGGTAGCTACCTGCAATGCCCAGTTCGCCAACCAGACGGATTTGCAGGTCTGTCATCCTGATGATTTACCCAGTCGCATTGCCCCCCACAGTTGCGACTTGCTCCTCTGTACGGAAACCCTGGAACATGTCCACAGTGTGCCAGCCATCCTGGCTGACTTGCTCCACTATGCCCAGCCCCAGGCCCGCTTAGTCATTTCTGTTCCGATCGAAATTGGTCCTTCCTTGCTGGTTAAGCAAATGGGCCGGTTTCTGGCGAACTGGAAAGGAGACTATGGCTACGAATCCTATACTCCTGATGAATTGTTTGCAGCGGGGATGCTCTGGGACACCGATCGTTTTCCCTCTTCCCATTCCTCTGACGCCACTTACAAAGGCCATAAGGGGTTTGATTACCGCAAGGTAGAAAGGCTTCTGCGGCAGACCTTGCAGGTAGAGCAGCAAATTTTTACCCCTTTTCCGATCGCAGGCAACCTGTTCAACAGCACCGTAGTCTGGCTCTGCCGCCCGCCAGCAGCGATGGCCATGTCCATTTAA
- a CDS encoding glycosyltransferase: MKPDQTPSRFHLWFPDIFEFKGGIQVYSAFLLQALQQISPAWDYDVFLKHDTRATLQIPVLPGTRFHFAGRWPLPFRTLVYGLQLWGWGLLGRPHLVITTHLNFSVVAYWLNRMIGTPYWAVAHGVEAWNIRRPGLRVALRHADRILAVSNYTRDRLLQEQHLDPDRVLLLPNTFDADRFQPGPRPPTLLQRYGLTATQPIILTVARLDASERYKGYDQILQALPRIRAQIPTVRYILAGKGNDRPRIEQMITALDLQDCVTLTGFVPDQELADHYNLCDVFAMPSQGEGFGIVYLEALACGKPTIGGNQDGAIDALAGGELGVLVDPNDVATLAQILIQVLEKTYPHPLMYQPVALRQRVIELFGFEHFQQTLAKLLQTIL, from the coding sequence ATGAAACCCGATCAGACTCCCTCCCGGTTTCACCTCTGGTTTCCTGACATCTTTGAGTTCAAGGGCGGGATTCAGGTCTACTCCGCCTTTCTGCTACAGGCATTACAGCAGATCAGCCCCGCTTGGGACTATGACGTATTCCTAAAACACGACACCCGCGCCACACTTCAGATTCCCGTACTCCCTGGCACCCGGTTTCACTTTGCTGGACGCTGGCCCCTCCCCTTCAGGACCCTGGTCTATGGCCTGCAACTCTGGGGCTGGGGGCTGCTGGGTCGGCCCCATCTGGTCATTACTACCCACCTGAATTTTTCCGTCGTGGCCTACTGGCTCAACCGGATGATCGGTACACCCTACTGGGCTGTCGCCCATGGCGTAGAAGCCTGGAATATTCGGCGGCCTGGACTCCGGGTCGCCTTGCGTCATGCCGATCGAATTCTGGCCGTCAGCAATTACACCCGTGATCGGTTGTTGCAGGAACAACACCTTGATCCAGACCGGGTTCTGCTCCTGCCCAATACCTTTGATGCCGATCGATTTCAACCGGGTCCCCGTCCCCCAACCCTGCTCCAGCGCTATGGTCTGACCGCCACCCAACCCATTATTCTCACTGTGGCCCGACTCGATGCCAGCGAACGGTATAAGGGCTACGACCAGATTCTGCAGGCCCTGCCTCGCATTCGAGCCCAGATTCCCACGGTGCGCTATATTCTGGCGGGCAAGGGGAACGATCGGCCCCGAATTGAGCAGATGATTACTGCCCTCGATTTGCAGGACTGTGTTACTCTGACGGGATTCGTTCCCGACCAGGAGCTGGCTGACCATTACAACCTCTGTGATGTCTTTGCTATGCCCAGTCAGGGCGAAGGATTCGGAATTGTTTACCTGGAGGCCCTAGCCTGTGGTAAGCCCACGATCGGGGGCAATCAGGATGGGGCGATCGATGCCCTGGCGGGGGGGGAACTGGGAGTGCTTGTTGATCCCAATGATGTGGCCACCCTGGCCCAGATCCTGATCCAGGTCCTGGAGAAAACCTATCCCCATCCGCTGATGTACCAACCAGTAGCTCTGCGACAGCGCGTGATTGAACTATTCGGATTTGAACACTTTCAGCAGACTTTGGCTAAACTATTGCAAACCATTTTGTAG